From Streptomyces yatensis, one genomic window encodes:
- a CDS encoding DNA polymerase IV, with amino-acid sequence MRGAPTILHLDMDAFYASAEQASKPSLRGKPVIVGGLGPRGVVATASYEARVFGVHSAMAMAQARRLCPNAAFLIPRFTLYRTVSDAVMTLLHTLSPLVEPLSLDEAFVDLEAGGTEPTVGAARAVGERLRADIKAATGLTGSVGLAGSKMLAKIASEQAKPDGLVVIDPGTERELLGPMSVRTLPGVGPATAETLRRAGIHTVAETREAGEAELVRLLGRAHGASLFLMAEGRDERPVVAERDAKSISVEDTFDVDVTDRTRVQLEIARLADRCVRRLREAGRSGRTVVIKVRRYDFSTLTRSETLRGPTDDPGVVREAAARLIDGVDTTAGVRLLGVGVSGLADYTQEDLFAQAAQAAQAAQAAHEALGDARSVPGPERPESVAEGAGEAPEDAGKPRRWMPGSDVRHAEYGAGWVQGSGVGRVTVRFEEPWSRPGRVRTFAVDDPALEPTEPLPLLRPEADAAPGLDAIPGRAATADADGTPGAGAGADVDPDADLAPHRAVSPDPEANPTTEEVAGPVLEDAASPRPDVAREAVTTPELSPDLGPEKVPEDAASPGPDVAREAATDSDSIPREAADLVSEAAACPRPNVAREAVTGPGPASEDAAGPPLDVAAEAASDLAPDGTRGRERTTGRNPGERIAMGSEQTEGPDDLASRPSGPAAGVDGLTPSPDGGPERGRAPGRMQGHGQALGPVGLVWPGFGIGRRARG; translated from the coding sequence GTGAGGGGTGCGCCGACGATTCTCCATCTGGACATGGATGCCTTCTACGCCTCGGCGGAGCAGGCATCCAAGCCCAGCCTGCGCGGTAAGCCGGTGATCGTCGGGGGTCTGGGGCCGCGTGGCGTGGTCGCCACGGCCTCCTACGAGGCCCGGGTGTTCGGCGTGCACTCGGCCATGGCGATGGCCCAGGCCCGCCGCCTGTGTCCGAACGCGGCGTTCCTCATCCCCCGCTTCACCCTCTACCGCACGGTGAGCGACGCGGTCATGACCCTGCTGCACACGCTCTCGCCCCTGGTGGAGCCGCTCAGTCTGGACGAGGCGTTCGTCGATCTGGAGGCGGGCGGCACCGAGCCCACCGTCGGGGCGGCGCGCGCCGTGGGGGAGCGGCTGCGGGCCGACATCAAGGCGGCCACCGGGCTGACCGGGTCGGTGGGGCTCGCCGGCTCCAAGATGCTCGCCAAGATCGCTTCGGAGCAGGCCAAGCCCGACGGGCTGGTGGTCATCGACCCGGGGACGGAGCGCGAGCTGCTCGGCCCCATGTCGGTGCGGACACTCCCGGGCGTCGGCCCCGCCACGGCGGAGACACTGCGCCGGGCCGGGATCCACACCGTGGCCGAGACGCGGGAGGCGGGCGAGGCCGAGCTGGTGCGGCTGCTGGGCCGGGCCCACGGCGCGTCGCTCTTCCTGATGGCCGAGGGCCGGGACGAGCGGCCCGTCGTCGCCGAGCGGGACGCCAAGTCCATCTCGGTGGAGGACACCTTCGACGTCGACGTCACCGACCGCACCCGGGTGCAGCTGGAGATCGCGCGGCTCGCCGACCGCTGTGTGCGGCGGCTGCGCGAGGCCGGCCGCTCGGGGCGGACGGTCGTGATCAAGGTGCGGCGGTACGACTTCTCCACGCTGACCCGTTCGGAGACCCTGCGCGGGCCGACCGACGATCCGGGGGTGGTGCGGGAGGCCGCGGCGCGGCTGATCGACGGCGTGGACACCACGGCGGGTGTGCGGCTGCTGGGGGTCGGGGTCAGCGGTCTGGCGGACTACACCCAGGAGGATCTCTTCGCGCAGGCGGCGCAGGCCGCGCAGGCCGCCCAAGCGGCTCATGAGGCGCTGGGGGACGCCCGGAGCGTGCCGGGCCCCGAGAGGCCGGAGTCCGTGGCAGAGGGCGCGGGAGAGGCTCCTGAGGACGCTGGGAAGCCGCGACGCTGGATGCCGGGCTCCGATGTGCGCCACGCCGAGTACGGGGCCGGCTGGGTGCAGGGGAGCGGGGTGGGCCGGGTGACCGTGCGCTTCGAGGAGCCGTGGTCGCGGCCGGGGCGGGTGCGGACGTTCGCCGTGGACGACCCAGCGCTGGAGCCAACCGAACCGCTGCCCCTGCTGCGACCGGAGGCGGATGCGGCTCCGGGTCTGGACGCGATCCCGGGGAGGGCCGCGACCGCGGACGCGGACGGGACTCCGGGCGCGGGCGCGGGCGCGGACGTGGACCCGGACGCGGATCTGGCCCCGCACCGGGCCGTGAGCCCGGACCCGGAGGCGAACCCGACCACGGAGGAGGTCGCGGGCCCCGTCCTGGAGGACGCCGCGAGTCCGCGCCCGGACGTGGCCCGGGAGGCGGTCACGACGCCGGAGTTGAGCCCGGATCTGGGCCCGGAGAAGGTCCCGGAGGACGCCGCGAGCCCGGGCCCCGATGTGGCCCGGGAGGCGGCCACGGACTCGGACTCGATCCCGCGAGAGGCTGCGGACCTGGTCTCGGAGGCCGCCGCGTGCCCGCGCCCGAACGTGGCCCGGGAGGCCGTCACGGGCCCGGGCCCGGCCTCGGAGGACGCCGCGGGTCCGCCCCTCGACGTGGCTGCGGAGGCGGCTTCGGACCTGGCCCCGGACGGGACCAGGGGCCGGGAGCGGACCACGGGCCGGAACCCGGGGGAGCGCATAGCCATGGGCTCAGAGCAGACCGAGGGCCCGGATGACCTGGCCTCGAGACCGAGTGGACCGGCCGCGGGCGTGGATGGGCTGACCCCGAGCCCGGACGGCGGACCTGAGCGGGGGCGGGCCCCAGGCCGTATGCAGGGCCACGGGCAGGCCCTGGGGCCGGTCGGCCTGGTATGGCCTGGCTTCGGGATCGGGCGTCGGGCCCGAGGGTGA
- a CDS encoding CDP-alcohol phosphatidyltransferase family protein, with translation MEVQETRVQTDRVLTIPNILSAARLVGVPLFLWLILRPEFGGPKSDGWALLVLAFSGVSDYLDGKLARRWNQISSLGRLLDPAADRLYILSTLVGLTWREILPLWLTAVLLARELVLLVMVGILRRHGYPPPQVNFLGKAATFNLMYAFPLLLLSEGSGLLHTTAAIFGWAFAGWGTTLYWWAGVLYVVQVRRLVRADTAAD, from the coding sequence GTGGAGGTACAGGAGACACGAGTTCAGACGGACCGTGTGCTCACCATCCCGAACATCCTCAGCGCGGCGCGCCTCGTCGGCGTGCCGCTTTTCCTGTGGCTGATCCTCCGGCCCGAGTTCGGCGGGCCCAAGAGCGACGGCTGGGCACTGCTGGTGCTGGCGTTCAGCGGTGTCAGCGACTATCTCGACGGGAAGCTGGCCCGTCGCTGGAACCAGATCAGCAGCCTCGGCCGGCTTCTCGACCCGGCGGCCGACCGGCTCTACATACTGTCGACGCTTGTCGGTCTCACCTGGCGCGAGATCCTGCCCCTCTGGCTGACCGCGGTCCTTCTCGCGCGAGAGCTGGTCCTGCTGGTGATGGTGGGCATCCTCCGGCGCCACGGCTATCCGCCGCCCCAGGTGAACTTCCTCGGCAAGGCGGCGACCTTCAACCTGATGTATGCCTTCCCCTTGCTCCTTCTGAGTGAGGGAAGTGGCTTGCTTCACACGACCGCCGCAATTTTCGGATGGGCGTTCGCCGGATGGGGTACAACACTCTATTGGTGGGCAGGAGTCCTCTACGTGGTTCAGGTCCGCCGACTTGTCAGGGCGGACACCGCGGCCGACTGA
- a CDS encoding PTS sugar transporter subunit IIA yields MTSVTSPVTGRVIGLEAVPDPVFSGAMVGPGTAIDPVLEPFVAVAPVDGIVVSLHPHAFVVVDGEGHGVLTHLGIDTVQLNGEGFEVLINKGDTVKRGDAIVRWDPATAVAAGKSPICPIVALEATADALSDVKQDVDVKPGDTLFNW; encoded by the coding sequence ATGACCAGCGTGACCTCACCGGTCACCGGCCGCGTGATCGGACTCGAAGCGGTTCCCGATCCGGTGTTCTCCGGCGCCATGGTCGGTCCGGGCACGGCGATCGACCCGGTGCTCGAGCCCTTTGTGGCCGTGGCTCCGGTCGACGGCATCGTCGTCTCTCTGCACCCGCACGCGTTCGTCGTCGTGGACGGGGAGGGGCACGGTGTGCTCACCCACCTCGGCATCGACACGGTGCAATTGAACGGTGAGGGCTTCGAGGTGCTCATCAACAAGGGGGACACCGTCAAGCGGGGCGACGCGATCGTGCGCTGGGACCCGGCCACCGCCGTGGCCGCGGGCAAGTCGCCGATCTGCCCGATCGTGGCGCTCGAGGCCACCGCCGATGCCCTGTCCGACGTCAAGCAGGACGTCGACGTGAAGCCGGGCGACACGCTCTTCAACTGGTGA
- a CDS encoding small basic family protein, protein MIAVLGLIVGVVVGLVVRPVVPTVVEPYLPIAVVAALDAVFGGFRAMLDGIFDDKVFVVSFLSNVVVAALIVFLGDKLGVGAQLSTGVVVVLGIRIFSNAAAIRRHVFRA, encoded by the coding sequence GTGATCGCCGTATTGGGGCTCATCGTGGGAGTCGTGGTCGGGCTTGTGGTCCGACCCGTGGTGCCGACGGTGGTCGAGCCCTATCTGCCGATCGCCGTCGTGGCGGCACTCGACGCGGTCTTCGGGGGCTTCCGGGCGATGCTGGACGGGATCTTCGACGACAAGGTCTTCGTCGTATCGTTCCTGTCCAATGTGGTGGTGGCCGCACTGATCGTCTTCCTCGGCGACAAGCTGGGCGTCGGTGCCCAGCTGTCGACGGGAGTCGTGGTGGTGCTCGGTATCCGGATCTTCTCCAACGCGGCCGCAATCCGCCGCCATGTCTTCCGGGCGTGA
- a CDS encoding FHA domain-containing protein, whose translation MHRGFVLPHGRVCFSQGESPVKLFGKLFGKSARQDGGSSTARHRASRAAEESGGGTEERPLFRDQVGAQGESVDPSATGPIGFQEPAAAHSGGGFGLPVCQRCGHRNAEASRFCSNCGAPLRGGAPSERASETTSTISISGLEAYDSEVTGQTPLPSLSPEAQAAVEALPMGSALLVVRRGPNSGSRFLLDSDVTTAGRHPQSDIFLDDVTVSRRHVEFRRGQDGSFTVSDVGSLNGTYLNREQIDAPVVLASGDEVQIGKYRLVFYPSQRGVGI comes from the coding sequence GTGCATCGAGGGTTTGTCCTGCCCCACGGGCGGGTCTGTTTCAGTCAAGGGGAATCGCCCGTGAAGTTGTTCGGGAAGTTGTTCGGCAAGAGTGCCCGCCAGGATGGCGGCAGCAGCACCGCTCGCCACCGCGCCTCGCGTGCCGCGGAGGAGAGCGGAGGGGGGACCGAGGAGCGCCCGCTGTTCCGGGACCAGGTCGGTGCCCAGGGCGAGTCTGTTGACCCCTCCGCGACCGGCCCCATAGGTTTCCAGGAGCCAGCGGCCGCTCACAGTGGTGGAGGGTTCGGCTTGCCTGTCTGTCAGCGGTGCGGCCACCGGAACGCGGAGGCCAGCCGGTTCTGTTCCAATTGCGGCGCCCCGCTGCGGGGCGGCGCGCCCTCCGAGCGTGCCTCGGAGACCACCTCCACCATCTCGATCTCGGGTCTCGAGGCGTACGACTCCGAGGTGACCGGGCAGACGCCGCTGCCGTCGCTCAGCCCGGAGGCGCAGGCCGCCGTCGAGGCGCTGCCGATGGGTTCGGCGCTGCTGGTGGTCCGCCGCGGGCCGAACTCGGGCAGCCGCTTCCTGCTGGACAGTGATGTCACCACGGCGGGCCGTCACCCGCAGAGCGACATCTTCCTGGACGATGTGACGGTCTCCCGCCGCCATGTGGAGTTCCGGCGCGGCCAGGACGGCAGCTTCACCGTCTCGGACGTCGGCAGCCTCAACGGTACGTACCTCAACCGGGAGCAGATCGACGCGCCGGTGGTGCTGGCCAGCGGCGACGAGGTGCAGATCGGGAAGTACCGGCTGGTCTTCTACCCGAGCCAGCGGGGCGTCGGCATCTGA
- a CDS encoding DUF881 domain-containing protein, protein MPKAVLPEALPPQAQDRPVKAGGRPTPPTEGTRPPGGPGSGSGERVGPAPGPGAGQGGRGAEKGSEAALSGRQRLLKGVWPPRLTRAQLIVALLLFGLGLGLAIQVRSTNENSVLRGARQEDLVRILDELDSRTQRLQDEKRRLENQRTELENSSDQAEEARKQTLQKEQQLGVLAGTVAAQGPGITITIDDSRGSVESDMLLDTVQELRAAGAEAIQIGKVRVVAGTYFADSGGAIQIDGQKVTQPYVVKVIGKPEDLEPALNIPGGVVQSLEKEQATVSVRREKKIVVDALRSAKRPDYARSSSR, encoded by the coding sequence CTGCCCAAGGCCGTGCTGCCCGAGGCCCTGCCGCCGCAGGCCCAGGACCGGCCCGTCAAGGCGGGTGGCAGGCCCACTCCGCCCACCGAGGGCACCAGGCCCCCCGGCGGGCCCGGGAGCGGCTCCGGAGAGCGTGTGGGGCCCGCCCCCGGCCCCGGAGCCGGGCAGGGCGGCCGTGGGGCGGAGAAGGGGTCGGAAGCGGCCCTGTCCGGCCGCCAGCGGCTGCTGAAGGGCGTATGGCCGCCGCGGCTGACCCGTGCGCAGCTGATCGTCGCCCTGCTGCTCTTCGGCCTCGGCCTGGGCCTCGCCATCCAGGTGCGCTCGACCAACGAGAACAGCGTGCTGCGCGGCGCCCGGCAGGAGGACTTGGTCCGGATCCTCGACGAGCTGGACTCCCGCACCCAGCGGCTCCAGGACGAGAAGCGCCGGCTGGAGAACCAGCGCACCGAGCTGGAGAACAGCTCGGACCAGGCCGAGGAGGCCCGCAAACAGACGCTCCAGAAGGAGCAGCAGCTGGGCGTGCTCGCGGGTACGGTGGCAGCACAGGGTCCCGGCATCACGATCACCATCGACGACTCCCGGGGCTCCGTGGAGTCGGACATGCTGCTCGACACGGTGCAGGAGCTGCGCGCGGCGGGCGCCGAGGCGATCCAGATCGGCAAGGTGCGGGTGGTCGCCGGCACCTACTTCGCGGACAGCGGTGGCGCGATCCAGATCGATGGACAGAAAGTGACGCAACCGTATGTTGTGAAGGTGATCGGCAAGCCGGAAGATCTGGAGCCGGCGCTGAACATCCCCGGCGGGGTGGTGCAGAGCCTGGAGAAGGAGCAGGCCACTGTGTCCGTGCGGCGGGAGAAGAAGATCGTTGTGGATGCCTTGCGATCGGCGAAGCGGCCTGACTACGCTCGGTCGTCATCACGGTGA
- a CDS encoding MerR family transcriptional regulator encodes MRSTGDGTAAGGPYTLQGSAPADPALKARVAAQAAPPREPAAGETERVGYRGPTACAAAGITYRQLDYWARTGLVEPSVRPAYGSGSQRLYSFRDVVVLKIVKRLLDTGVSLQNIRAAVTHLRARELDDLAQMTLMSDGATVYECTSPDEVVDLLQGGQGVFGIAVGVVWRDVESALSQLHGERVDTGETLIRHNPTDELAARRNRAG; translated from the coding sequence GTGAGAAGCACCGGCGACGGCACGGCAGCCGGCGGTCCGTATACGCTCCAGGGGAGCGCACCGGCCGATCCGGCTTTGAAGGCTCGGGTCGCGGCACAGGCAGCACCGCCGCGTGAGCCCGCCGCGGGGGAGACGGAGCGGGTCGGGTACCGCGGACCCACCGCATGCGCGGCCGCGGGCATCACCTACCGCCAGCTCGACTACTGGGCCCGCACCGGCCTGGTGGAGCCGAGCGTCCGGCCCGCGTACGGCTCGGGCAGCCAGCGGCTCTACAGCTTCCGGGACGTGGTCGTCCTCAAGATCGTGAAGCGGCTGCTGGACACCGGCGTATCGCTGCAGAACATCCGGGCGGCGGTGACCCATCTGCGCGCCCGGGAGCTCGACGACCTGGCCCAGATGACGCTGATGAGCGACGGCGCGACCGTCTACGAGTGCACCTCGCCCGATGAGGTCGTGGACCTCCTCCAGGGCGGTCAGGGCGTCTTCGGGATCGCCGTGGGCGTCGTCTGGCGGGATGTCGAGAGCGCGCTGTCCCAGCTGCACGGCGAGCGGGTGGACACCGGTGAGACGCTGATCCGGCACAACCCCACCGATGAGCTCGCGGCGCGTCGCAACCGGGCCGGTTGA
- a CDS encoding bifunctional nuclease family protein, with protein MNELDVVGVRVEMPSNQPIVLLREVGGDRYLPIWIGPGEATAIAFAQQGMAPARPLTHDLFKDVLEAVGQQLTEVRITDLREGVFYAELVFASGVEVSARPSDAIALALRTGTPIYGSDGVLDDAGIAIPDEQEDEVEKFREFLDQISPEDFGTSSQ; from the coding sequence GTGAACGAGCTCGACGTCGTGGGTGTCCGGGTGGAAATGCCCTCCAACCAACCGATCGTGCTCCTGCGTGAAGTGGGAGGCGACCGGTACCTCCCCATCTGGATCGGACCAGGTGAGGCGACCGCGATCGCCTTCGCTCAGCAGGGCATGGCTCCGGCGCGCCCGCTGACCCATGACCTTTTCAAGGACGTACTCGAAGCGGTCGGCCAGCAGCTCACGGAGGTCCGGATCACGGATCTGCGCGAGGGGGTCTTCTACGCGGAGCTGGTCTTCGCCAGCGGCGTGGAGGTCAGTGCCCGGCCGTCCGACGCCATAGCGCTCGCGCTGCGCACCGGAACGCCGATCTACGGCAGCGACGGCGTGCTGGACGACGCCGGTATCGCGATCCCGGACGAGCAGGAGGACGAGGTGGAGAAGTTCCGCGAGTTCCTCGACCAGATCTCGCCCGAGGACTTCGGAACCAGCAGCCAGTGA
- a CDS encoding DUF881 domain-containing protein produces MSQPPPVRSTASPRPRPRLDASMSLLTNVMDHSLDDGYAEAAARRGETGRSGLPRTMRAKLGLALGLVLVAVVITVGAAEARISAPTLAKERGELIDRIETGNSNADELARSVDKLRGEVGEKQRQALEKHGGAKADLVALLSGANEVTGPGVKLVVDDAKGAAGSGGGPRESADFSDTGRVRDHDMQRVVNGLWESGAEAISINGQRLTALSAIRAAGDAILVDNKPLAPPYTVLAVGDGQRLSTAFQNSADGQYLHVLQQNYDIRTSISAQDSLRLPAAPSLIVRTAEPIAGGSGKGDADTGKGTS; encoded by the coding sequence ATGTCGCAGCCGCCCCCCGTTCGGAGCACAGCATCGCCGCGCCCTCGTCCGCGCCTCGACGCGTCCATGTCGCTGCTGACCAATGTGATGGACCACAGTCTCGACGACGGCTACGCCGAGGCCGCCGCGCGGCGCGGTGAGACCGGTCGCTCGGGCCTGCCGCGCACCATGCGGGCCAAACTGGGGCTGGCTCTCGGCCTTGTCCTGGTCGCGGTGGTCATCACCGTCGGCGCCGCCGAGGCGCGGATATCGGCGCCCACGCTGGCCAAGGAGCGGGGAGAACTCATCGACCGTATCGAGACGGGGAACTCGAACGCGGACGAGCTCGCCAGGAGCGTGGACAAGCTCCGTGGCGAGGTCGGGGAGAAGCAGCGGCAGGCACTGGAGAAGCACGGCGGAGCCAAGGCCGATCTGGTGGCGCTGCTCTCGGGGGCCAACGAAGTGACCGGCCCCGGGGTGAAGCTGGTGGTCGACGACGCCAAGGGCGCGGCCGGCAGCGGCGGGGGACCGCGGGAGAGCGCCGACTTCTCCGATACCGGCCGGGTGCGCGACCACGATATGCAGCGCGTCGTCAACGGCCTGTGGGAGTCGGGCGCGGAGGCCATCTCGATCAACGGGCAGCGGCTGACGGCGCTCTCGGCGATCAGGGCCGCGGGAGACGCCATACTGGTCGACAACAAGCCGCTGGCGCCGCCGTATACGGTGCTCGCGGTGGGGGACGGGCAGCGGCTGAGCACCGCTTTCCAGAACAGTGCGGACGGCCAGTATCTGCATGTGCTGCAGCAGAACTATGACATCCGCACGAGCATTTCCGCCCAGGACTCGCTCCGGCTTCCGGCCGCGCCGAGCCTGATCGTACGCACCGCGGAACCGATAGCCGGTGGCTCCGGCAAGGGTGACGCCGACACAGGGAAGGGCACATCGTGA
- a CDS encoding MerR family transcriptional regulator, translating to MLQTPSGGAGTGTAPTGSRSMSIGTVLNLLRDEFPEVTISKIRFLESEGLVEPRRTPSGYRKFSRRDVERLGHILRMQRDHYLPLKVIREHLDALERGEPLQLPAVSQGALQPGALDGGTGMGAGGPTAARLGRAELLATAEVSEVQLAEWESYGLLAPTADGGYDIEAVTVARLIAELGRFGLEPRHLRIMKASAEREAGMVEQVVAPLRLHRNPQTRAHAEASVRELATLSVQLHAALVRSALRVQER from the coding sequence ATGCTTCAGACACCGTCGGGCGGTGCCGGTACCGGCACCGCCCCCACGGGCAGCCGGTCGATGAGCATCGGCACCGTGCTGAATCTGTTGCGGGACGAGTTCCCCGAGGTCACCATCTCCAAGATCCGCTTCTTGGAGTCGGAAGGTCTGGTCGAGCCGCGGCGGACGCCCTCCGGCTATCGCAAATTCAGCCGGCGGGATGTGGAGCGGCTCGGCCATATCCTCCGGATGCAGCGTGACCACTACCTGCCGCTCAAGGTCATCCGGGAGCATCTGGACGCCCTGGAGCGGGGCGAGCCGTTGCAGCTTCCTGCCGTCTCGCAGGGAGCGCTGCAGCCCGGTGCGCTCGACGGCGGTACCGGGATGGGCGCGGGCGGCCCCACGGCCGCCCGGCTGGGTCGTGCCGAGTTGCTGGCAACGGCCGAGGTCAGCGAGGTGCAGCTGGCCGAATGGGAGTCGTACGGGCTGCTCGCGCCCACCGCGGACGGCGGGTACGACATCGAGGCGGTGACCGTCGCCCGGCTCATCGCCGAACTTGGTCGTTTCGGCCTGGAACCACGTCATCTGCGAATCATGAAAGCCTCCGCCGAGCGCGAGGCCGGAATGGTCGAGCAGGTGGTCGCTCCGCTGCGGTTGCATAGAAACCCGCAGACCAGAGCGCATGCGGAGGCCAGCGTGCGGGAGCTTGCCACGCTCTCCGTACAGCTGCACGCGGCGCTGGTGCGGTCGGCTCTGAGGGTCCAGGAGCGGTGA
- a CDS encoding mannose-1-phosphate guanyltransferase, with product MKAVVMAGGEGTRLRPMTSTMPKPLLPVANRPIMEHVLRLLKRHGLSETVVTVQFLASLVKNYFGDGEELGMELTYANEEKPLGTAGSVKNAEEALKDDTFLVISGDALTDFDLTDLINFHKENGALVTVCLTRVPNPLEFGITIVDEAGKVERFLEKPTWGQVFSDTVNTGIYVMEPEVFDYVEPDVPVDWSGDVFPQLMKEGKPIFGYVAEGYWEDVGTHESYVKAQADVLEGKVDVELDGFEISPGVWVAEGADVDPEAVLRGPLYIGDYAKVEAGTEIREHTVVGSNVVVKSGAFLHKAVVHDNVYVGQQSNLRGCVIGKNTDIMRAARIEDGAVIGDECLIGEESIVQGNVRVYPFKTIEAGAFVNTSVIWESRGQAHLFGARGVSGILNVEITPELAVRLAGAYATTLKKGSTVTTARDHSRGARALKRAMISALQTSAIDVRDLENVPLPVARQQTARGSAGGFMIRTSPGVPDSVDIMFFDERGADLSAAGQRKLDRVYARQEYRRAFPGEIGDLSFPSSVFDSYTGSLLRAVDISGIAESGLKVVVDAANGSAGLVLPSLLGRLGVDALTINPGLNEARPTETADARRSGLARLGEIVASARAAFGVRFDPVGERFSLVDERGRIVEDDRTLLVMLDLVAAERRSGRVALPVTTTRIAEQVAAYHGTQVEWTTTAADDLTRVARSETTIFGGDGRGGFIIPEFSSVFDGTAAFVRLIGLVARTQLTLSQIDARIPRAHVQRRDLATPWAVKGLVMRHVVEAAGDRSVDTTDGVRVVEADGRWVMVLPDPAEAVTHLWAEGPDDASAQALLDEWSSVVDSAGR from the coding sequence ATGAAGGCCGTCGTGATGGCAGGGGGCGAGGGAACTCGTCTGCGCCCGATGACCTCGACCATGCCCAAACCGCTGCTGCCCGTGGCCAACCGGCCGATCATGGAGCATGTGCTGCGGCTGCTGAAGCGGCATGGGCTCAGCGAGACCGTGGTGACAGTCCAGTTCCTCGCGTCCCTGGTGAAGAACTACTTCGGTGACGGCGAGGAGCTCGGCATGGAGCTCACGTACGCGAATGAGGAGAAGCCACTCGGCACTGCCGGTAGCGTCAAGAACGCTGAGGAAGCGCTCAAGGACGACACCTTCCTGGTGATCTCGGGTGACGCCCTGACGGATTTTGACCTCACGGATCTGATCAATTTCCATAAGGAAAACGGAGCCCTTGTCACCGTCTGTCTGACGCGCGTCCCCAATCCCCTCGAATTCGGTATCACCATCGTCGACGAGGCCGGAAAGGTCGAGCGTTTCCTGGAGAAGCCCACCTGGGGTCAGGTCTTCTCCGATACGGTCAACACCGGCATCTATGTCATGGAGCCGGAGGTCTTCGACTATGTCGAGCCCGATGTTCCGGTCGACTGGTCCGGAGATGTCTTCCCTCAGCTGATGAAGGAAGGCAAGCCCATCTTCGGGTATGTCGCCGAGGGCTATTGGGAGGACGTCGGCACCCATGAGAGCTATGTGAAAGCCCAGGCCGACGTTCTCGAGGGCAAGGTCGATGTCGAGCTCGACGGATTCGAGATCTCGCCCGGCGTATGGGTCGCCGAAGGAGCGGATGTGGATCCGGAGGCCGTGCTCCGCGGCCCGCTCTACATCGGCGACTACGCCAAGGTGGAGGCCGGTACCGAGATCCGTGAGCACACCGTCGTGGGCTCCAATGTCGTGGTGAAGAGCGGCGCCTTTCTGCACAAGGCGGTGGTGCACGACAACGTGTACGTCGGCCAGCAGAGCAATCTGCGCGGCTGTGTCATCGGGAAGAACACCGACATCATGCGCGCCGCCCGGATCGAGGACGGGGCCGTCATCGGTGATGAGTGCCTGATCGGCGAGGAATCGATCGTCCAGGGCAATGTCCGGGTCTATCCGTTCAAGACCATCGAGGCGGGTGCGTTCGTCAATACCTCGGTGATCTGGGAGTCCCGGGGGCAGGCCCATCTGTTCGGCGCGCGCGGCGTCTCCGGCATCCTCAATGTGGAGATCACTCCGGAGCTCGCGGTGCGGCTCGCCGGAGCGTATGCGACGACCCTCAAGAAGGGCTCCACGGTCACCACCGCGCGTGACCACTCCAGGGGCGCGCGGGCGCTGAAGCGGGCGATGATCTCCGCCCTGCAGACCAGCGCCATCGACGTACGGGACCTGGAGAACGTGCCGCTGCCGGTGGCCCGGCAGCAGACCGCGCGAGGCAGTGCCGGCGGCTTCATGATCCGGACCTCGCCCGGGGTGCCCGACTCGGTGGACATCATGTTCTTCGACGAGCGGGGCGCCGATCTGTCCGCGGCCGGTCAGCGGAAGCTGGACCGGGTCTACGCCCGGCAGGAGTACCGCCGGGCCTTCCCGGGCGAGATCGGTGACCTGAGTTTCCCGTCGAGCGTCTTCGACTCGTACACGGGCTCGCTGCTGCGCGCCGTGGACATCAGCGGGATCGCCGAATCCGGTCTCAAGGTCGTCGTGGACGCCGCCAACGGAAGCGCCGGGCTGGTGCTCCCGAGCCTGCTGGGACGGCTCGGGGTGGACGCGCTGACCATCAACCCCGGTCTGAACGAGGCGCGTCCGACGGAGACCGCCGACGCCCGCCGGTCGGGGCTGGCCCGGCTCGGCGAGATCGTCGCCTCGGCGCGTGCCGCGTTCGGAGTGCGGTTCGACCCGGTCGGTGAGCGGTTCTCGCTCGTCGACGAGCGGGGCCGCATCGTGGAGGACGACCGGACGCTGCTGGTGATGCTGGACCTGGTGGCCGCGGAGCGGCGCAGCGGGCGGGTGGCGCTTCCGGTGACCACGACGCGTATCGCCGAGCAGGTGGCGGCGTATCACGGCACGCAGGTGGAGTGGACGACGACCGCGGCGGACGATCTGACCCGGGTCGCCCGGTCGGAGACCACCATCTTCGGCGGTGACGGGCGCGGCGGATTCATCATCCCCGAGTTCAGCAGCGTCTTCGACGGTACGGCCGCCTTCGTCCGGCTGATCGGGCTGGTGGCGCGCACCCAGCTGACGCTGAGCCAGATCGATGCGCGCATCCCGCGGGCGCATGTCCAGCGGCGCGATCTGGCCACCCCCTGGGCGGTCAAGGGCCTGGTCATGCGGCATGTGGTGGAGGCGGCGGGCGACCGTTCCGTGGACACCACCGACGGGGTGCGGGTCGTGGAGGCCGACGGGCGGTGGGTCATGGTGCTGCCCGACCCGGCCGAGGCGGTCACCCATCTGTGGGCGGAGGGCCCGGACGACGCGTCCGCGCAGGCCCTGCTGGACGAGTGGTCGAGCGTGGTGGACAGCGCGGGGCGCTGA